In Dromaius novaehollandiae isolate bDroNov1 chromosome 3, bDroNov1.hap1, whole genome shotgun sequence, the following are encoded in one genomic region:
- the SLC66A3 gene encoding solute carrier family 66 member 3 isoform X1, with the protein MEARPAAAAGKACAGAQERGGPRAPPGLPRPGRRRPGRSTTAPSGPAGPRRARPRCAAPAPRPSPRRGAVPPRRGFPIPGWPRSRSAAQHHGAGAAGPGQLEHLGGVRRDQAAAAGGGAGGQVGARRQRGQPRAGADRLPCVSEVPDLLWLPSADLPGISYHHCTSGNTKQALLYAVIFVGGWYMLTLQKWILDLAMNLCTLISAASKLAQLRCLWQTKDSGQVSALTWSMSAYTCATRIITTLMTTNDLIVLIRFIIMLILNIWVTGTILHYRKTKKTD; encoded by the exons ATGGAGGCaaggccggcagcggcggcgggaaAGGCCTGCGCCGGCGCCCAGGAGCGCGGAGGGCCGCGAGCGccgcccggcctcccccgccCAGGCCGCAGGCGCCCGGGCCGCTCCACCACGGCGCCCTCCGGGCCagcagggccgcgccgggccaGGCCGCGCTGCGCGGCGCCGGCTCCTcgcccctccccgcgccggggcgcGGTCCCGCCACGCCGCGGGTTCCCCATTCCGGGCTGGCCGCGgtcgcgcagcgcagcgcagcaccATGGCGCCGGTGCTGCTGGACCTGGCCAACTGGAGCACCTGGGCGGTGTGCGCCGTGATCAAGCTGCCGCAGCTGGCGGCGGTGCTGGCGGCCAGGTCGGCGCGAGGCGTCAGCGTGGGCAGCCTCGTGCTGGAGCTGATCGG CTTCCTTGTGTTTCTGAAGTACCAGATTTATTATGGTTACCCTCTGCAGACTTACCTGGAATATCCTATCATCATTGCACAAG TGGAAACACGAAACAAGCTTTGCTCTACGCAGTCAT ATTTGTGGGGGGGTGGTACATGCTGACACTGCAGAAGTGGATATTAGACCTGGCCATG AATTTGTGCACGTTAATCAGTGCAGCAAGTAAGCTTGCTCAGCTGCGGTGTCTCTGGCAGACAAAAGATTCTGGACAAGTGAGCGCCTTGACCTGGAGCATGTCTGCATATACCTGTGCAA CAAGAATAATTACAACTTTAATGACTACGAATGATCTTATAG ttcTCATCCGTTTCATAATCATGCTCATTCTCAATATCTGGGTCACAGGCACAATCCTGCATTACAGGAAAACTAAAAAGACTGATTAG
- the SLC66A3 gene encoding solute carrier family 66 member 3 isoform X2 encodes MAPVLLDLANWSTWAVCAVIKLPQLAAVLAARSARGVSVGSLVLELIGFLVFLKYQIYYGYPLQTYLEYPIIIAQDVILFLFILHFSGNTKQALLYAVIFVGGWYMLTLQKWILDLAMNLCTLISAASKLAQLRCLWQTKDSGQVSALTWSMSAYTCATRIITTLMTTNDLIVLIRFIIMLILNIWVTGTILHYRKTKKTD; translated from the exons ATGGCGCCGGTGCTGCTGGACCTGGCCAACTGGAGCACCTGGGCGGTGTGCGCCGTGATCAAGCTGCCGCAGCTGGCGGCGGTGCTGGCGGCCAGGTCGGCGCGAGGCGTCAGCGTGGGCAGCCTCGTGCTGGAGCTGATCGG CTTCCTTGTGTTTCTGAAGTACCAGATTTATTATGGTTACCCTCTGCAGACTTACCTGGAATATCCTATCATCATTGCACAAG atgtcATTCTCTTTTTGTTTATTCTGCATTTCAGTGGAAACACGAAACAAGCTTTGCTCTACGCAGTCAT ATTTGTGGGGGGGTGGTACATGCTGACACTGCAGAAGTGGATATTAGACCTGGCCATG AATTTGTGCACGTTAATCAGTGCAGCAAGTAAGCTTGCTCAGCTGCGGTGTCTCTGGCAGACAAAAGATTCTGGACAAGTGAGCGCCTTGACCTGGAGCATGTCTGCATATACCTGTGCAA CAAGAATAATTACAACTTTAATGACTACGAATGATCTTATAG ttcTCATCCGTTTCATAATCATGCTCATTCTCAATATCTGGGTCACAGGCACAATCCTGCATTACAGGAAAACTAAAAAGACTGATTAG